The following coding sequences lie in one Desulfofalx alkaliphila DSM 12257 genomic window:
- the cimA gene encoding citramalate synthase — protein sequence MPTVEIYDTTLRDGTQGEGISLSVDDKIKIALKLDAMGFHYIEGGWPGSNPKDMEFFQKISQYRFKNALVTAFGSTRKPGIGVWEDANLKAIIESGVKAAAIFGKSWDFHVTQALKTSLEENLKMIEETLAYLKSQGLEVIYDAEHFFDGYKANSRYAMATLEAACRGGARTVVLCDTNGGTMPNEVYEIVKEVARQIKVPLGIHAHNDCELAVANSLMAVKAGASQVQGTVNGYGERCGNANLCSVIPNLNFKYKIQSIPQEKMVHLTEMSRYVSEVANVNPNPTQPFVGSSAFAHKGGIHVSALMKNASTYEHMEPEQVGNQRKVLVSELSGISNLLYKFKELNVNMEKQSPESRQLLEEIKHLENKGYQFEAAEGSFELLMRRVFNGYKEPFSLQNIRIIMELKEDQPVYSEAVIKMKVKDDVVHTAAEGNGPVNALDNALRKALVGVYPAVNDMKLNDYKVRVLDEKAGTEALVRVLIETGDGRRSWSTVGVSTNIIEASWQALADSMAYGLLENEN from the coding sequence TTGCCAACGGTAGAGATATATGATACAACCCTGCGGGATGGCACCCAAGGAGAGGGTATTTCACTGTCAGTGGATGACAAAATTAAAATAGCATTGAAACTGGATGCCATGGGCTTTCACTATATCGAAGGTGGTTGGCCAGGTTCTAACCCCAAGGATATGGAATTTTTTCAAAAAATAAGCCAATACCGGTTTAAAAATGCCCTTGTCACCGCCTTTGGCAGTACCCGCAAGCCGGGCATAGGCGTTTGGGAGGATGCCAATTTAAAGGCAATTATAGAAAGCGGAGTAAAAGCTGCGGCCATATTTGGCAAGTCCTGGGATTTTCATGTGACCCAGGCCCTAAAAACAAGCCTGGAAGAAAACCTAAAGATGATTGAGGAGACCCTTGCCTACCTTAAAAGCCAAGGCTTGGAAGTAATTTACGATGCAGAACACTTTTTTGACGGCTACAAGGCCAACAGCCGGTACGCCATGGCCACCCTGGAAGCGGCCTGCCGCGGTGGGGCCCGGACGGTGGTGCTGTGCGACACCAACGGGGGCACCATGCCCAATGAGGTCTATGAAATTGTGAAGGAAGTTGCCCGCCAGATCAAGGTGCCGCTGGGCATCCACGCCCACAACGACTGTGAATTGGCGGTGGCCAACAGCCTCATGGCGGTAAAGGCCGGGGCAAGCCAGGTGCAGGGCACGGTAAACGGTTACGGGGAAAGGTGCGGCAACGCTAACCTGTGCTCGGTTATTCCCAACTTAAATTTCAAATACAAGATCCAGAGCATACCCCAAGAAAAGATGGTGCATTTAACTGAAATGTCCCGCTATGTCAGTGAGGTGGCCAATGTCAACCCCAACCCCACCCAACCCTTTGTGGGCAGCAGTGCCTTTGCCCACAAGGGCGGCATTCATGTTAGCGCCTTGATGAAAAACGCATCCACCTATGAGCACATGGAGCCGGAACAGGTGGGCAACCAGCGCAAGGTTTTGGTATCTGAGTTATCAGGTATTTCAAACCTATTGTATAAATTTAAAGAACTCAATGTGAACATGGAAAAACAAAGCCCTGAGAGCCGCCAGCTGCTAGAGGAAATTAAACATTTAGAGAATAAAGGCTACCAGTTTGAAGCGGCGGAGGGGTCCTTTGAGTTATTGATGCGCAGGGTCTTTAACGGCTATAAGGAACCCTTTTCACTGCAAAACATACGCATTATTATGGAACTTAAAGAAGACCAGCCGGTATATTCCGAGGCTGTAATTAAAATGAAGGTCAAGGATGACGTGGTGCATACCGCAGCCGAAGGCAACGGTCCGGTAAACGCCTTGGATAACGCCCTGCGCAAAGCCCTGGTGGGGGTATATCCCGCAGTAAATGATATGAAGCTAAATGACTATAAGGTGCGGGTGCTGGATGAAAAGGCCGGCACCGAGGCGCTGGTAAGGGTGTTAATTGAAACCGGCGACGGGCGCCGTTCCTGGAGCACCGTCGGGGTATCCACTAACATTATAGAAGCCAGTTGGCAGGCCTTGGCAGACAGTATGGCCTACGGCCTGTTGGAAAATGAAAACTAA
- the leuB gene encoding 3-isopropylmalate dehydrogenase has protein sequence MAKIAVLPGDGIGAEIVPQALKVIKAVEKKFGRHFEFEKALIGGAAYDQKGHPLPEETLALCKKSDAVLLGAVGGPQWEKLPVELRPELGALLPLRKELGLYANLRPVRVFPQLADASTLKNEVVSNLDIMVVRELTGGLYFGEKKKEAIDEGFRVVDTLVYTTPEIKRVAKLAFELAQKRRGKVTSVDKANVLESSRHWREVVAGLAPEYPQVELEHMYVDNCAMQLVRAPKQFDVMVTENMFGDILTDLAAQLTGSIGMLPSASVGGRVALYEPIHGSAPDLAGKNLANPLATILSAAMMLRITFNMEEEARAVEEAVAKVLAKGYRTGDIMQPGMKQVGTEEMGDLVINEL, from the coding sequence ATGGCTAAAATTGCGGTACTGCCCGGCGACGGCATCGGCGCCGAAATAGTGCCCCAGGCCTTAAAGGTAATTAAGGCTGTGGAGAAAAAGTTCGGCCGGCACTTTGAGTTTGAAAAGGCTTTAATTGGCGGAGCGGCCTATGATCAAAAGGGGCATCCGCTGCCGGAGGAAACGCTGGCCCTTTGTAAAAAAAGCGATGCGGTGCTGCTGGGCGCAGTGGGCGGTCCCCAGTGGGAAAAGCTGCCGGTGGAACTGCGCCCTGAGCTAGGTGCCCTGCTGCCCCTGAGAAAAGAGCTGGGGCTTTACGCCAACCTGCGGCCGGTGAGGGTGTTTCCCCAACTGGCCGATGCCTCCACCTTAAAGAACGAGGTGGTATCAAATCTCGATATTATGGTTGTTCGGGAACTGACCGGGGGCCTCTACTTTGGTGAAAAGAAAAAGGAAGCCATCGACGAAGGCTTTAGGGTAGTTGATACCTTGGTATACACCACCCCGGAAATTAAGCGGGTGGCAAAGCTGGCCTTTGAGCTGGCCCAAAAGCGCCGGGGCAAGGTTACATCGGTGGATAAGGCCAACGTGCTGGAATCTTCCCGCCACTGGCGGGAGGTGGTGGCGGGCCTTGCACCGGAGTACCCCCAGGTGGAACTGGAACACATGTATGTGGACAACTGCGCCATGCAGTTGGTGCGGGCGCCAAAGCAGTTTGATGTGATGGTAACGGAGAATATGTTTGGCGATATATTGACGGATCTGGCAGCCCAGCTGACCGGTTCCATCGGCATGCTGCCCTCGGCCAGCGTTGGCGGCCGGGTGGCCCTGTACGAACCAATCCATGGCTCAGCCCCGGACCTGGCAGGGAAAAACCTGGCCAATCCCTTGGCGACCATACTGTCTGCCGCCATGATGCTGCGCATTACCTTTAATATGGAAGAAGAAGCCCGGGCGGTGGAAGAGGCCGTTGCCAAGGTGTTAGCAAAGGGTTACCGCACCGGGGATATTATGCAGCCGGGAATGAAACAGGTGGGCACCGAGGAAATGGGAGACCTGGTGATAAATGAATTATAA
- the leuD gene encoding 3-isopropylmalate dehydratase small subunit encodes MKLNGKAWKFGHDIDTDVIIPARHLNTSDPAELAKHCMEDADPNFYKNIEAGDIIVAGKNFGCGSSREHAPIAIKAAGISCVIAKSFARIFYRNALNIGLPIFECAAGADRIQPGDRLEVNADTGEIKNLTQNESYRATAVPEFMQHIIASGGLINYVAKRVKNDG; translated from the coding sequence TTGAAGCTAAACGGAAAGGCATGGAAATTTGGCCATGATATAGATACCGACGTAATTATACCTGCCCGCCACCTCAACACATCAGACCCGGCGGAGTTGGCAAAGCACTGTATGGAGGATGCGGACCCCAATTTCTACAAAAATATTGAGGCCGGTGACATAATAGTGGCCGGCAAAAACTTTGGCTGCGGCAGTTCCCGGGAGCATGCCCCCATTGCCATTAAGGCTGCCGGTATATCCTGTGTTATTGCAAAGTCCTTTGCCCGCATATTTTACAGAAACGCCTTAAACATTGGCCTGCCCATCTTTGAATGTGCCGCCGGGGCAGATAGAATACAGCCCGGCGATAGGCTGGAGGTTAATGCAGACACCGGCGAAATTAAAAATTTAACCCAAAATGAAAGCTACCGGGCCACCGCCGTGCCTGAATTTATGCAGCACATCATTGCCTCCGGCGGACTGATAAACTATGTGGCAAAAAGGGTGAAGAATGATGGCTAA
- the leuC gene encoding 3-isopropylmalate dehydratase large subunit, producing the protein MPMTIAEKILAAHAGKDRVEPGQLINAKVDLVLGNDITAPVAIREFAKIGVDKVFDRHRVALVPDHFTPNKDIKSAEQAKILREFAKEYKITNYFEVGRMGIEHCLLPEQGLVGPGDVVIGADSHTCTYGALGAFATGSGSTDMAAAMALGETWFKVPESIKFVYHGKLNPWVGGKDLILYTIGKIGVDGALYKVMEFTGPVIKELSMDGRFTMCNMAVEAGAKTGIIEPDEKTRAYVEGRSKFPVTFYESDPDAKYAEVYEIDVSEIEPVVAFPHLPENTRPVSQAGDVKIDQAVIGSCTNGRMEDLRLAAEVLKGKKVHRDVRMIIFPGTQEIYRQAMGEGLIEIFIDAGAAVSTPTCGPCLGGHMGILAKGERAIATTNRNFVGRMGHPESEIYLSNPAVAAASAILGRIASPEEVD; encoded by the coding sequence ATGCCCATGACAATAGCAGAAAAGATACTGGCTGCCCATGCAGGAAAAGACCGGGTGGAACCGGGCCAACTAATCAATGCCAAGGTTGATTTGGTACTGGGCAACGACATCACAGCCCCGGTGGCTATCCGGGAATTTGCCAAAATCGGTGTGGATAAGGTGTTTGACCGGCACCGGGTTGCCCTGGTGCCCGACCACTTTACTCCCAATAAAGATATAAAATCAGCGGAGCAGGCAAAGATACTGCGGGAGTTTGCCAAGGAGTACAAGATAACTAACTATTTCGAAGTGGGGCGTATGGGTATAGAACACTGCCTGCTGCCGGAACAGGGCCTGGTGGGCCCCGGCGACGTGGTAATTGGGGCCGACTCACACACCTGTACCTACGGTGCCCTGGGTGCCTTTGCCACCGGTTCGGGCAGTACCGACATGGCGGCAGCCATGGCCCTGGGCGAAACGTGGTTTAAGGTACCTGAAAGCATTAAGTTTGTCTACCACGGTAAATTAAATCCCTGGGTGGGGGGTAAGGACCTAATCCTATACACCATTGGAAAAATCGGTGTGGACGGTGCCCTTTATAAGGTAATGGAGTTTACCGGTCCGGTCATTAAAGAACTTTCCATGGACGGAAGATTCACCATGTGCAACATGGCCGTTGAGGCCGGTGCTAAAACCGGCATTATTGAGCCGGACGAAAAGACCAGGGCCTATGTGGAAGGCAGGTCCAAATTCCCTGTTACCTTCTATGAAAGCGATCCCGATGCTAAATACGCAGAGGTTTACGAAATTGATGTCAGTGAAATTGAGCCGGTGGTGGCCTTCCCCCACCTGCCGGAAAATACCCGCCCGGTAAGCCAGGCGGGGGATGTAAAAATTGACCAGGCGGTGATTGGCTCCTGTACCAACGGCCGTATGGAAGACCTGCGGCTGGCGGCAGAGGTGCTGAAGGGTAAAAAGGTACACAGGGATGTGCGCATGATTATCTTCCCCGGCACCCAAGAAATTTACCGCCAGGCCATGGGCGAAGGCTTAATAGAAATCTTCATCGATGCCGGTGCTGCGGTGAGCACCCCCACCTGCGGCCCATGCCTGGGCGGTCACATGGGAATTCTGGCCAAGGGCGAGCGGGCAATAGCCACCACCAACCGCAACTTTGTGGGCCGTATGGGGCATCCCGAAAGTGAAATATACCTGTCTAACCCGGCAGTGGCTGCGGCGTCAGCCATCCTGGGCCGTATTGCCAGCCCTGAGGAGGTAGATTAA